One Solea senegalensis isolate Sse05_10M linkage group LG21, IFAPA_SoseM_1, whole genome shotgun sequence DNA segment encodes these proteins:
- the skp2 gene encoding S-phase kinase-associated protein 2, whose product MNTDSMPLQELPCLSLQGSMLAQSHKRKSRHCPSEGLDTECTPTDLILQSSPRHKLQRLVGKGKENDCGHFVLAKRPRRKKEPTSAISWDHLPDELLLKILFCLPLQDLLRMSRICKRWHRLVLDESLWHSVDLEGLTHMDSALRQVLKTGLRRLRCPRSFMEELHLPGSGPLQLVQMDLSSSIIPTSALESITRRCSELVCLSLEGLPLSDAVIDSLAKNTNLLQLNLSGCSGFSAAAVADMIKSCSSVEQLNLSWCEFSTSHVKSVVTNLSSSVTHLNLSGYRESLNLDDVKVLVVRCPRIQTLDLSDSTLIMADSFPVLAQLKHLQHLSLSRCYHIHLAALTDLGKTLPSLSLLDVYGLVPDNQLATLKKELPRISVNSRPFSGVARPTPASTLVGAVSGDRSMYGSRCRLRFTL is encoded by the exons ATGAACACAGACAG CATGCCTCTGCAGGAGCTGCCCTGCCTCAGCCTCCAGGGCTCCATGCTGGCTCAGTCCCACAAGCGTAAGTCCAGACACTGCCCGAGTGAGGGTCTGGACACAGAGTGCACCCCGACAGATCTCATCCTGCAGAGCTCGCCCCGACACAAGCTGCAGCGGCTCGTCGGCAAAGGCAAAGAAAACGACTGCGGGCACTTTGTTCTGGCCAAGAGGccgaggaggaagaaggagccCACGTCAG CAATTTCGTGGGACCACCTACCAGACGAGCTGCTTCTCAAGATCCTCTTCTGCCTCCCCCTGCAGGATCTCCTCAGGATGTCCAGAATCTGCAAACGCTGGCACCGTTTAGT gTTGGACGAGTCGCTGTGGCACAGCGTGGATCTGGAGGGTTTGACTCACATGGATTCAGCTCTGCGGCAGGTTCTGAAAACAGGGCTCCGCAGGCTGCGCTGCCCTCGCTCCTTCATGGAGGAGCTGCACCTCCCAGGCTCAGG GCCTCTACAGCTGGTTCAGATGGATCTGTCCAGTTCCATCATCCCCACCTCAGCTCTGGAGAGCATCACCCGTCGATGCAGTGAGCTGGTGTGTCTCAGTCTGGAGGGTCTGCCGCTCTCTGACGCCGTCATCGA ttctTTGGCTAAGAACACAAACCTGCTGCAGCTGAATCTGAGCGGCTGCTCTggcttctctgctgctgccgtcGCTGACATGATCAAATCCTGCTCCAG TGTGGAGCAGCTGAACTTGTCCTGGTGTGAGTTCAGCACTTCTCACGTGAAGAGCGTGGTCACAAACCTGAGCTCCAGCGTGACACACCTCAACCTCAGCGGCTACAGAGAGAGTCTGAATCTGGACG ATGTGAAGGTGCTGGTGGTCCGATGTCCTCGCATTCAAACTCTAGATTTAAG TGACAGCACTCTGATCATGGCCGACAGCTTCCCCGTCCTGGCTCAACTCAAACACCTGCAGCATCTGTCCCTGAGCCGCTGCTACCACATCCACCTCGCCGCTCTCAC TGACCTCGGCAAGACGCTGCCCTCGCTGTCCCTGCTGGACGTCTACGGCCTCGTCCCCGACAACCAGCTGGCCACGCTGAAGAAAGAGCTCCCCCGCATCTCCGTCAACTCGCGGCCGTTCTCCGGCGTCGCCCGGCCCACGCCCGCGAGCACGCTCGTCGGCGCCGTCAGCGGTGACCGCAGCATGTATGGCAGCAGGTGTCGGCTGAGGTTCACACTGTAA
- the nadk2 gene encoding NAD kinase 2, mitochondrial isoform X2, whose amino-acid sequence MSRGSAVNLLCLGNRAVSVLYGSPLRSLLHISAHNAGSLKPRSGFRPEKVAVVTKTTRYEFEQQRYRFAGLSEDDLKQLLAMKGSSYSGLLERHNIHTNNVEHIVKSLRSKGINVRVVKRGEYDAEVVRWADAIISAGGDGTMLLVASKVLSKDKPIVGVNTDPERSEGHLCLPVRYTRAFPEALDKLFRGEFRWLWRQRIRVHLEGTGINPAPVDLHEQQLSLEQHNQAHRNTAADNQRRPGALHETVSKPCLLPVRSLNEIFIGESLSSRASYYEISVDDGPWEKQKSSGLSICTGTGSKAWSYNINKLAEQAVEEVLKIGKFLSGLDIPLNREFIERVTDRYNEALVFAPDDRRLLYSIREPIVNRVFSNSRQRGFASKVCVRSRCWDACMVVDGGTSFEFNDGAIATISMSGDDQLRTVVLQN is encoded by the exons AGCGTCCTGTACGGAAGCCCCCTCCGCTCCCTCCTCCACATATCAGCGCACAACGCGGGGTCACTGAAGCCGAGATCCGGGTTCAGACCGGAGAAAGTGGCCGTGGTGACGAAGACGACCCGGTACGAGTTCGAGCAGCAGCGGTATCGGTTCGCTGGACTCTCCGAGGATGATCTGAAACAGCTG cTCGCCATGAAGGGCTCCAGCTACAGCGGCCTGCTGGAGAGACACAACATCCACACCAACAATGTGGAACACATAGTGAAGAGCCTGCG GAGCAAAGGCATCAACGTGCGAGTGGTGAAGAGAGGAGAGTACGATGCAGAAGTGGTGCGATGGGCAGACGCCATCATCTCTGCTGGAG gtgACGGGACAATGCTACTTGTTGCCAGTAAGGTTTTAAGCAAGGACAAACCAATTGTTGGAGTAAACACTGACCCTGAGAG GTCAGAAGGTCACCTGTGTCTGCCCGTACGGTACACTCGCGCTTTCCCCGAGGCGTTGGACAAACTCTTTCGTGGTGAGTTCAG GTGGCTTTGGCGTCAGAGGATCCGCGTGCACTTGGAGGGAACGGGAATCAACCCGGCGCCGGTGGATCTCCACGAGCAGCAGCTGAGCCTAGAGCAGCACAACCAAGCTCACCGCAACACCGCCGCGGACAACCAGAGGA GGCCAGGAGCTCTACACGAGACCGTCTCCAAGCCCTGTCTCCTCCCGGTCAGGAGCCTGAATGAAATCTTCATCGGAGAGTCTTTGTCGTCCAG GGCTTCGTACTATGAGATTTCTGTGGACGACGGCCCGTGGGAGAAGCAGAAGAGTTCAGGTCTCAGTATCTGCACAGGAACTGGATCCAAGGCCTG GTCATATAACATCAACAAACTTGCTGAACAAGCTGTGGAGGAGGTTTTAAAAATAG GAAAGTTCCTCTCAGGTCTTGATATTCCACTTAATCGTGAATTTATTGAGAGAG TCACTGACAGATACAACGAGGCTCTGGTGTTTGCGCCGGACGACAGACGTCTGCTGTACAGCATCAGAGAGCCCATCGTTAACAGAGTCTTCTCCAACAGTCGACAGAGAGGCTTCGCCAGCAA AGTGTGCGTCCGCTCCCGCTGCTGGGACGCCTGCATGGTGGTCGACGGCGGGACGTCGTTCGAGTTCAACGACGGCGCCATCGCCACGATCAGCATGAGCGGGGACGATCAGCTGAGGACTGTGGTTCTACAGAACTGA
- the nadk2 gene encoding NAD kinase 2, mitochondrial isoform X1: MSRGSAVNLLCLGNRAVSVLYGSPLRSLLHISAHNAGSLKPRSGFRPEKVAVVTKTTRYEFEQQRYRFAGLSEDDLKQLLAMKGSSYSGLLERHNIHTNNVEHIVKSLRSKGINVRVVKRGEYDAEVVRWADAIISAGGDGTMLLVASKVLSKDKPIVGVNTDPERSEGHLCLPVRYTRAFPEALDKLFRGEFRWLWRQRIRVHLEGTGINPAPVDLHEQQLSLEQHNQAHRNTAADNQRRPGALHETVSKPCLLPVRSLNEIFIGESLSSREKFKPFKHHVNHLLHRASYYEISVDDGPWEKQKSSGLSICTGTGSKAWSYNINKLAEQAVEEVLKIGKFLSGLDIPLNREFIERVTDRYNEALVFAPDDRRLLYSIREPIVNRVFSNSRQRGFASKVCVRSRCWDACMVVDGGTSFEFNDGAIATISMSGDDQLRTVVLQN; this comes from the exons AGCGTCCTGTACGGAAGCCCCCTCCGCTCCCTCCTCCACATATCAGCGCACAACGCGGGGTCACTGAAGCCGAGATCCGGGTTCAGACCGGAGAAAGTGGCCGTGGTGACGAAGACGACCCGGTACGAGTTCGAGCAGCAGCGGTATCGGTTCGCTGGACTCTCCGAGGATGATCTGAAACAGCTG cTCGCCATGAAGGGCTCCAGCTACAGCGGCCTGCTGGAGAGACACAACATCCACACCAACAATGTGGAACACATAGTGAAGAGCCTGCG GAGCAAAGGCATCAACGTGCGAGTGGTGAAGAGAGGAGAGTACGATGCAGAAGTGGTGCGATGGGCAGACGCCATCATCTCTGCTGGAG gtgACGGGACAATGCTACTTGTTGCCAGTAAGGTTTTAAGCAAGGACAAACCAATTGTTGGAGTAAACACTGACCCTGAGAG GTCAGAAGGTCACCTGTGTCTGCCCGTACGGTACACTCGCGCTTTCCCCGAGGCGTTGGACAAACTCTTTCGTGGTGAGTTCAG GTGGCTTTGGCGTCAGAGGATCCGCGTGCACTTGGAGGGAACGGGAATCAACCCGGCGCCGGTGGATCTCCACGAGCAGCAGCTGAGCCTAGAGCAGCACAACCAAGCTCACCGCAACACCGCCGCGGACAACCAGAGGA GGCCAGGAGCTCTACACGAGACCGTCTCCAAGCCCTGTCTCCTCCCGGTCAGGAGCCTGAATGAAATCTTCATCGGAGAGTCTTTGTCGTCCAG GGAGAAGTTTAAACCCTTCAAACACCATGTTAACCATTTGCTTCATAGGGCTTCGTACTATGAGATTTCTGTGGACGACGGCCCGTGGGAGAAGCAGAAGAGTTCAGGTCTCAGTATCTGCACAGGAACTGGATCCAAGGCCTG GTCATATAACATCAACAAACTTGCTGAACAAGCTGTGGAGGAGGTTTTAAAAATAG GAAAGTTCCTCTCAGGTCTTGATATTCCACTTAATCGTGAATTTATTGAGAGAG TCACTGACAGATACAACGAGGCTCTGGTGTTTGCGCCGGACGACAGACGTCTGCTGTACAGCATCAGAGAGCCCATCGTTAACAGAGTCTTCTCCAACAGTCGACAGAGAGGCTTCGCCAGCAA AGTGTGCGTCCGCTCCCGCTGCTGGGACGCCTGCATGGTGGTCGACGGCGGGACGTCGTTCGAGTTCAACGACGGCGCCATCGCCACGATCAGCATGAGCGGGGACGATCAGCTGAGGACTGTGGTTCTACAGAACTGA